The Metabacillus schmidteae nucleotide sequence TGTATATCCCATATGGTATTGATTCTTTTGACCTTGCTCTTCAAAAACACCGATATCCTCAATACCATATTGCTCAATTAATGGTTGGAAGGCTTGTTGTAAGTCTTTTATTACTTTATCCCGATTCGTAAATTGCATTTAGTATATCTTCCTTTCTGTTGTTTACTATTAATATGTCTTTTAGATTGACATTTCATTATAAAAAAGAAATGTGTTTTAGCGGCCTTTTTATTTTGGGCTAAATCTTAAAGAGAAAGTTCATTTCTTAGGAAATAATTTTATTTCTCAGCAATTTCATCCTTTCCTTTTCTAGATGAAATTGGAAGCCATTTAACGAATGATAAAAAAGGACTGATAAACAATAATTAGAAAGGGAGGCATTGATAATGACTGAGATCATTTCTTTGAAACAAAAGAGACATCAGAAAGAATTGAAATATGAAAGAAAAATGCTTAGAGAATTAAACTTAACCGAGATTAAGACCAGAATTGATGATTGCTTTAGAAGCTTTGAAGGGAAATTTAAAAAGACAATTATTGAGGACGGTTGTATCGATTTTGCAATAGAAGCATTTTTGTTAGGTGCTAAGTATAGTCGCTTTGGTTATTATGGAGAATCAATGCATTCGGCAAATAAAAGATGCCAATTTGAAGAGAAGAGGTTAATGGATGATCTTTTTGACTACTTATTGAATTGGGGAAAAATAAAAGAGGGTGACTTGTTAATTGAAGAACTTTTTCTTGCTTGTGAGTATTATATCCATTCTTGGTGGGAACAAGGTTACACTAAGGGTGAAAAACGATATAAATTAAGACTTCATTAATGATCTTGAAAACATATCAAACTTTATCATATTCCTTTTAATTGTCCCATATATTGAAGTGAGGACGAGCAGGAGGGAATGGGATGAAGAAAAAGATAAAATGGATAGCCTTTATTAGTGGTTTTATCGTGTTATTAATCTTATTTCAATGGCAATTTACGAACAATAATTCATGGGATTCTTGGAATTTACCATTAACAGGAAAAGTTATATATATTGATCCAGGTCATGGAGGCCCTGATGGCGGTGCTGTTGGTAGTGACACATTAGAAAAGGATATCTCATTAAGTATTTCGCTAATGATAAGAGATTACCTTCAAGAACAAGGAGCACTTGTGTTACTAACGAGGGAAGACGATGTAGACCTTGCTGATGAAGATACAAAAGGGTATAGCAGAAGAAAGGCAGAAGATTTAAAAAAGCGGGTAAACATTATTAATGAATCTGAAGCTGATTTATTTTTAAGCATCCATCTTAACGCTATTCCCTCAGCAAGGTGGAGTGGGGCACAGACATTTTATAGTGGAAGATATGTTGAAAATGAACATGTAGCTAAATTTATTCAAGATGAACTTAGAAGGAATCTGGAGAATACAACGAGAGTTGCAAAGCCTATAGATGGGGTATACCTTCTTAGAAACGTAGAAAAGCCGGGAGCTTTAGTCGAAGTTGGCTTTTTATCTAATCCGGCTGAAGAAAACCTGCTTTCGACAAAGGTGTATCAAGAAAAAGTTGCTGCATCCATTTATAATGGAGTTCTAAGGTATTTTTCAAATGAAAAAAATCCACCAGAGTGAAGTGGTATCTCAAATTCTACCTTCCTGTTTAAATATGGTATACTAATGGAAACGAATTCATGATAAGGGTGGAATAGTATGCTAAAAGAAGAAGCACTTCGCACATTAATTGGACAACTTAAAGATCCTTTCTTACATATATCATTAGACGAGTTACATGCCATAGAAGAAATAAAAATTAAGCAAGAGAAACAACATGTTAGTTTAAAAATAGGAATATCAAAAATAAATACAGCTGAACAACTGCAATTGCAACAGCAAATAGTAGCTTTAGTAAAAGAAGAAGGCGCTGAATCAG carries:
- a CDS encoding DUF2521 family protein → MTEIISLKQKRHQKELKYERKMLRELNLTEIKTRIDDCFRSFEGKFKKTIIEDGCIDFAIEAFLLGAKYSRFGYYGESMHSANKRCQFEEKRLMDDLFDYLLNWGKIKEGDLLIEELFLACEYYIHSWWEQGYTKGEKRYKLRLH
- the cwlD gene encoding N-acetylmuramoyl-L-alanine amidase CwlD, producing MKKKIKWIAFISGFIVLLILFQWQFTNNNSWDSWNLPLTGKVIYIDPGHGGPDGGAVGSDTLEKDISLSISLMIRDYLQEQGALVLLTREDDVDLADEDTKGYSRRKAEDLKKRVNIINESEADLFLSIHLNAIPSARWSGAQTFYSGRYVENEHVAKFIQDELRRNLENTTRVAKPIDGVYLLRNVEKPGALVEVGFLSNPAEENLLSTKVYQEKVAASIYNGVLRYFSNEKNPPE